The genomic DNA CTTTAGCTCTCCCCCCTTGACAATTCCATGCTAAGGTCCTCATAAACTATTTCCGGAGGGAGTATTAAATCCTTCCCGACGCGATAGAACACATACGGAGCGGTGGGAATATATACATGACAAAACAAGGTATTCCAACTACAGGATCTTGAGCGCTAAACAGCGGATCTTGAGAATCAGCCGCTAGGTCTTGGGAGTTAACCACCGGATGTTGAGACTCAATCACCGGATCTTTAATATCAACCGCCAGATCTTGCAAGAATGCCATGGAGGTTTGAGAGTAAACCAGTCCGAGCAAAGATGCGAGACACACATAGTCAACACGAGAAACGAGCAACAACAAAGTTTGAGTAAAGTGCTTCCCGTAATGGGAGATTAAAAATCGAGAGCCACAAATATGTGCCAAAGTATAAACACCTTTAGGCATAACCTCTGTCAAAGAGACTGACTCAACATCTTGGAGAACCCAGAAGATGAAGTCTAAGAGAAGCGGCTTGAAATGGTCATTCTTATCATCCATGATTTTGATAGGCTTAGACCAATTGCTAGAGTCCTAAACTTTAGCATAAGctagaaaatatttagaagagACTTAGCAGATACTTGAGGAGAAGCAAAACCAGGATACATGTCtctgagaaagaaacaagagaagTTAGATCTACACGAATCTATTGCGGATCCGAGGCAAACAAgtgaagaaaatgagagaagatGGTGAAGGAAAGATCCAAAAACTCCATTTCGAAAATTCCGTACACTCGTCTCTCTGATTAAATGTTCCTTTCTAGAGGTTTCTTTTAATCTGTGGAACGATTTATGTGTGAAGCTGCGGTGAAGAAAGATTATAGAGAAGCAATATGAAAATTTTGGGAGGAGGAAGAAAGGGGCCtttattgtatatttataatattgttttcaatataCCAAATTGTAATTTGGTGTAgacaacaaaatatatagatgtttttttgtcaaattatcaattataattttgttaagaaCACACGTCTTGATAATTAAggaactatataaaaaaaattctgagtaTCATGCATTTTCTAAAcctaaaaatttgtaatattaatttttttaataagaaaaatattacacTTTAATCCATATTTGcatttaaagtatatatatatagcgaaGATATATATGAATTGCATAACCGTTTTAACCCTAAAAACTAACGCGCAATTCACTCGCTACCATATGTAAAAATTACTAGAAATTCCTAATTAACTGCCAAATATAGACAGAactataaatatacaaaaacatgcAACTTTTCTATATCAAACCTCTCTTTTCCCTCCGATCAATCCGCTCGCTCTCCTTTCCGATCCCTTTCTCCTTTCatactcatcatcatgatgaaCATGGCTCCAATAATCAAActtgtctttctctttctctccctcaccgcaaccgcaaccgctgCATCCGTCAAACCCACTAACAACTACCTTTTCACACCTCACGCTAAAGCAGTCGCGGGAATATGCACCGTTATCCAAACTGACACGAGTCTTTGCTGCAAAACCCTCAAACACGTTCCTACCGATGACCCCATCGAATTGATCCGAGCGTTAGCCCTTGCTGCTGAGAAAGCAGTGAAGCAAAGTGTTACTTTCCTCACCGAGagcaaaccaaaacacaaatcaagCGTGATCGCTACGGCTGTGATCAACAGCTGCGAGAAAAACTTGAATTACGCCTTGGAAGATTTCGCTGATTTGTGGAACGCTACGGGGAAAAACGTAACGACGTTGGCTTATAACTATTTTACTTGTAAGAAGGAGTTGATGTCAATCATGGGGTATCATTCGACTTGTTTGGATGATATTGAAGACAAGAATTTGCTCAAGGAAGTGGAGACTGGGATTGGAGCCGGGAAGAAGCTATCTAGTGATTCCTTTGATGTCTTTAATAATTTGAATACGATTTTCAAGACTTTTGGTATTAAGGTGAAGCTTAACGAGAACGACACTTCGCCCCGACCACCACCGTTGTCTGATTATTATTACTGATTTAAGGGCTTCGatgtaataattaattataaccTAGAGCGATCGCGAATGGGAATCATAGATATGCATGGCTGGTTCTGTCAcgtatgatttattttatgcgtTATTTGTGATGTATGTTTTATAGGTTTATTACATGTACGGACGGATTTGGTGATGATTGGAAaggatatattatattaatcaattgtgctttttttttgtctatagtatattattattcgacttattaactaaaatatcttaaattttataaataatgacATACCGTTCACAACAAAGGTATCTAAATAATTTGCCTTCAAATCGGTTAAAAGGTTGTAGTAAGTAGTAACTGAGAATGTCATTCGATGCTGGCATGCACAACATCATTATAGATATATAGCTCATTAGAAGAAAAACGTTTCCATTCCACAATCCCCTTTATAAAGTAcacaatattattttgtaaactatataattttaataagttggttacaaataggttgtacattaataatatattaattggttacaaataggttataccgaaaatcttaaaaagaatattctaaaattatatcatctaacttaccatattaatttcctttattaaattattcatcaaataaaatcttttgatatctaacttaacatattaatttgttaattatcattatacttcacctctcatttttatatatgaatctattttgtgaaataaataaattatcatattatttattataatcaaaaaatagttttatttttggatatacgataagttgaatttttaaaaacaaatataaattgttcgatctataaaatattcaagctttagtaatattattctttagaaataatttctattgaattaaaaattttacaaaattatgtcttataatgacattcaagtcatgatgtagaatatacattgttgaaataacttcacatatataacctaatacaatatattaaaattttattttaaaatataaaatatacaaaattttgtataaaataaaatttaattagtgttatagcacgaatacttatctagaattattaacaatataaaacttacaaaataggtgtctTTTTCAAgctatcatatttagcatatgattttattaattgcataatattttatccaaaaaatatttttaaaaacaatcacagaaattatattttatataaaaattacaatagaaataaaataaatttcaacccgtgctatCTAGTCCATTGTGTATTAAAGTGGTTTACGGTTGTTAACTATTAACTGACTGTTAATTAACCCTCATATATATCAGCTGGTATAAAAGGACTAACTGTATTATTAACATCTATATCattttatatctatactagGTTTTCATCTGTGGTACATCGcgagactaaattataaattaatgtattttaaataataatttttaatttatttagttttcaaattctcaattaattaaattttatttaattaatttataatttgtttagaatgttttatcttcttcttaagttttatatagtttataacctaactacattaaatttgttattagataaaatataaaattttaaaacacttaattttgttttctataattaaacagaggtatatgccaATATGATATGTTAAGTTATTATtacaaactatgactacaaatttataatatatgaaataaactaatagttttagtgttggttctatagtccaaatccgctatgctaggcggatcacgcaacatgttaaaagatttttaatccgcaaaaactcatcatacgaaaactgtgaaagtaaaatatagtatgtaaGGCTAAAAGtcattttttatcaaatcagtttttcaaaattttaaagagcAATACATCTtcactcacctccttataaaaataaggaaagaaaatatatatacatttacaattatgtttgttaccttttaaaatacttagtttctataaaaaaaaaatcgaatataagtagagttaattgtatttattaaattaattatttaatgtcagTGACATTCCTATAAATAAGTGTCaacttcaaaatttattttataaatgtctcaaaTTAATTTGCCTTCATGTACATTACGAGCTAGGAAGAGAATCACGACAACGTCATTTACAAATGTGTTCTCGCTTGCTCCGCTCCTTCTATTAATTGTAGATTGGATCATGATTGGTAACTCATTAACAAAATGCAAGTATAATGACAGTTAACCACATGCAATAGCTCGGAAAATCGGTATTTTCATTAAGGGGATATGTTGAATTCATACTCCAGCTATAACATTGAGCAAATCCATACACAAGGTTAAGTAAAATTCAAATTGGCTGCACCAACTCGACAAACTGTTTAAGAACATGCACAAGCCGTAACGGTGTTATCTGACCGTTAACGGCTGCTTACGTGGATGCCACGTATGAAACGACGTTGTttggagaaacaaaagaaagagctTCTTTTttccaaaacgacgtcgtttcaattgtcttcttccatttttcttctttcccgagTTTAGAGAAAGTTTGTTCaattgatttggggatttttaaaacatttagggtttttgggCGAAATCGATTAAGATGTcttcatcatcagtttcttcagGTGATTAATTGAGAACATAATGTGtttagtttccttttctttgtgtATTTTGATAGAAATATTATTTCATTGTGAATTGGTGAATCCGTTATTTGGTGAAGGAGTGAGCGACATAGTCAATGTGATTGGAAGAGGAATCCTACGAAAATGTAGATGTGGTCGATTCTCTGTAATGAGAACTTCAAACACAATGAAAAATCCTTCAAGACTCTTTCATTGAGGTAATCAATATAGTTGGTCATATGAAAATTGTTCTCATAACCTTCTCATAATGTGTATTTTTGTATTAGAATCCGAATCATTTGTTTAAGTGGACCGACATAAGCATGGTTGAGGAGATGGAAGAGGTTGAAAGTGTAGTtgacaaaatagaaagagaagTGGGAAGCTTAGCAAAGGGATTAGATGAGGTAGAAGCTATCAAAGAAATCGCAGAAAGATGTGAAAAAGATATTGTAGAGCTCAAAGGTGTGGTGAGTTCTTGTGAGAAAGAGATTCAAGAGCTAAGAAGCTTCAAGAACATGATTGTTTGTGGTGGTTTAGTTGTGGCTTTTGTCTACTATGTAATATTTGTGTAATGTGTTGGATTTATTAAGCATGTAATCATGGATTTGttaagtgtttttgttgttaactatgTTAAGATTAACATAAAACTTCAATAAGTTTTGATTAGATTAAAAGTAGAAGCCATGTTTTGAGTAcaacaaaaacttgaaattcACCGAACTACAACCATAAACTACCATGAGATTAGCACAAAAATTTTCAATCTCATCGgactaaaacaaaaaaccaactTCCATCCGTCCCTTCCTTCTATTCAGTTCATTTATTCCATTCCCTGGCTTGGTCATTGGCTTGGTGCTTGACTAAGTCCTTGGCTTTGTCTTTGGCTTGGTTCTTGGCTTTGTCCTTGGCTTAGTCCTTatatgattctcccaaggaGTCGACAATCTAAGGTGGTGAAAGGGATAAACTTTGCATCCAAGAGACTGTGAAGTCTAAAGGATCAAAGGATGTGGAGCGAATGGTCACACAAGAGCTGCGGAAGAATCCTGATATACCGATGATCGATtctttggatattacacaccaaaagGGATCGACAACTTGCTGGATATGACACACCAACAAAGAATGGATAGAGAGATGGATCGAGAGACGCCACAaagatctgtgaaaggatctatgataagtctGAACCAACCATGAACATAGATATGACGCACCATGAACATGGAGGttccaaaaattacaagatatcacatcttgaaagagagaaacttctctgatttttactcaacaacaaaacttattttttattcatgaattaaGCCTCATTATATAGAGGAAATACAACAATTTCCTATAACATGCAGCAACTTGGGAAttgaaattcaaactctaaagtgcgtgtaagagagagaaaaccacataaataaatgttgttttgaGAATGGGCgaaaatctttcttttcttcttgattttgggcTGAATCCACTTTGTTGGGCTTCTCTGATGGACTAAGATTCTAGAACAATTTGGTTCGTAACTTAATTCAATCTGGTCTAGtcagaatcctcctttgaatgggCGTATGTCTGAATTCGCATAAGCTGGAGATCACCTGTTTTGTAAATTTCGTAActccttcatctgaactctgtttgatctgattcttcttcgagGAGTATTTAATTGAGCTGAGCACATTCTCCAAGTGGTTTCATGCACAAATTCCTCATGGTTGAGCAGATACGCATCAAACAATGAGCACATGTCCTGACgcttcccattatcatatcaaGTCCTTGGCTTGGTTCTTCAccaattttcttcttcttccaccttctACCAACAACTCCTAGAGCCGGAAAACTTCTAGTATTATGACCGACGGTACTACACTGGCCACAACGACCTCGTCCAGCTTTTGAAACTTTGATTCTCTTCTCCGGTTGTTCTTGTTCTCCTTTTCCTTTTGACTTCTTCTTTACAGTTTCACGGATTTCTTTGCATGACAGCATCATACACATCTTCATCAAACTTCTTCAATTCCTCGATTGCTCTATTATACTCTGCTTCGTTAAAACTCTTGGCAACTGCCCAAAACAACTTCTTAGGCAAATCTTTACCCGGATAAACTCTTCTCAGATTGCCATAGATATGGCGTACACACATCCGGTGTTCCACCTTTGGTAACTCTTGATCAACAGCATTGAGCAACCCTTTTTGTCTATCAGAAATAAGAGTAAATACATCACCATCTTCGAGCTTCAAATCAACCTTGAGCTTCTTAATGAACCACAACCAAGCGTCAATGTTCTCTGTTTGCACAACTGCCAAGCAACCGGGTAGAACTGATTGTTGGCATCTCTTCCTACAGCTGTCAACAGTTGTCCCTTCACACCGTTTTTTAGGAAGCATCCATCTATGCCAATTATTGGCCGACAATATGCAATCCAAGTTTTTCGAAGGGCTGCAAAGCAGACATAAAACCTATCAAACTTGACTACACCATTATCAATAGTCATTGTCCCAACGTCCACTATTGAACCTGAATTTGATCTACAAAACAGAATTCAAACATATTCAAACACATATAAGAAACTGAGACAACTTCTAGTATTATAAGtaaagcaaaaagaagaaacaaaattactaACTCTAAAAGATGTTCCTTGTAATCATGTATTTGAGCAAATTGTTCATCATATTCCTCTTGAATCATCTTCAATGCTTTTGCTCTAGCTGTTCGGCAATGATCATAAGTAGCGAATATTGTGTAACGCTCCTCAACTGCATCTTGCATCGCCTTGGCCTTGAATGTCGGATCCTTCCTAATGTCATTCAAGAAAAACTGAGCAAGGACTCTACTTTTGATCACTTTACTAAACCCATCCTTTGTACATGCATGCACATCATTGCATGTCTTCACCATGTACTTACCAATTTTATCTTCATAGGAGCAGTAGATTTTGAACTTGCATTTCCCTCCAATATCACACTTTAATTCACTTCTCTCTGATCCCCATCTTGTGAACTTTATATTCTCTTCATTTTTAAGAGCATAATCAACCACAGATTCTTTAAACTCAGATATACTATGAAAGACTTGCTCTAATCTGATTTCTCCACTACCTTTTTTGCACCTCATATATCTTTTTTCAACTTCCTCGCAATCGGAGTTATGAGGAGTATCCTCGTCATTATCATGCTCTTCTTCGTCAACAAAACCTGCTAAGTTCTCCTCCACTCGATCTTCCATGTCAACAAAAACCCTACCAACATCTCTTACATCACCATGAGAACCATCACCACCAGAACCATTACCACCAGCTCTATCACTATGCTGCCCATCTTCAAGAAGCTCATGCTGTTGTTTCTCAAGAAAAATTTCAATCTCCTTCACCCAAACCGCGGTTGTACACATTTTCTGAAAATTCTGATCTTCATTTATTAACTTCAGCTGTGAAAAATCCTCAAAAGGATACTTATACCAGATTTTTTGCCCACAGAGAGGATCGTCCAACGCCGCCATCAAATAAGTCACAACTGTTTCGGCTTTGCTTTCAAGTGTTAGAACCGATCCTCCAACATAAGTAGTTTTTTTCccatcaacaaaaccaaactctCCACCATTGTAGCATTGGAATGTTACATCATCATCAGAGCggaaaaagatttaaaaaaaaaacaattagaggGTTCTTCATTTTCGTTTAGACATATCATTGAACACTTGGTCTTCATGATATTTTTGAACAGCTA from Camelina sativa cultivar DH55 chromosome 7, Cs, whole genome shotgun sequence includes the following:
- the LOC104699659 gene encoding pectinesterase 5-like; translated protein: MMNMAPIIKLVFLFLSLTATATAASVKPTNNYLFTPHAKAVAGICTVIQTDTSLCCKTLKHVPTDDPIELIRALALAAEKAVKQSVTFLTESKPKHKSSVIATAVINSCEKNLNYALEDFADLWNATGKNVTTLAYNYFTCKKELMSIMGYHSTCLDDIEDKNLLKEVETGIGAGKKLSSDSFDVFNNLNTIFKTFGIKVKLNENDTSPRPPPLSDYYY